One genomic segment of Kordiimonas sp. SCSIO 12603 includes these proteins:
- a CDS encoding AtpZ/AtpI family protein, giving the protein MGNDQKNPKQKSFEERLNQAQMKVKEDEGPDRPEVSPLGKAFQMGTELVVAVAVGGFMGYWFDKWFGTAPLFFIGLLILGFVTGIRNVIRTAMQMQQEAEEEEGQGR; this is encoded by the coding sequence GTGGGTAATGACCAAAAAAACCCAAAGCAAAAATCCTTTGAAGAGCGTTTGAACCAAGCCCAAATGAAGGTGAAGGAAGATGAAGGGCCTGATCGCCCCGAAGTTTCTCCTCTAGGAAAAGCCTTTCAGATGGGTACAGAACTGGTTGTTGCGGTCGCTGTTGGTGGCTTTATGGGATACTGGTTCGATAAATGGTTTGGTACTGCACCACTGTTTTTTATTGGGTTGCTAATCTTGGGCTTTGTAACCGGTATTCGGAATGTGATCCGTACCGCGATGCAGATGCAGCAGGAAGCTGAAGAAGAGGAAGGTCAAGGCCGCTAA
- a CDS encoding thioredoxin domain-containing protein, with product MNNKTLQSWFRSASVAVSVLALAACGDSGDTTSANSSASSAEIEVVNYGEGQEGTWGDIVYGNPDAPITVVEYASLVCGYCANYANNVFPEFSKEYIETGQIKFVFRNYLLGRLDMVASAIARCGTEDEAKKLTKLFFNRQGEWLRSESPESALASLARRAVNMSRVKFDKCLANSDMQKNLVQMTKIGNESYDVTGTPSFIVNGKKLDFRTFEELDVAMEEAIKSAS from the coding sequence ATGAATAACAAAACATTGCAATCTTGGTTTCGTTCAGCAAGTGTCGCTGTAAGTGTATTAGCTTTAGCTGCGTGCGGCGATAGCGGTGATACAACGTCAGCTAATTCTTCGGCTTCGAGCGCAGAGATTGAAGTTGTGAATTACGGTGAGGGACAAGAGGGTACATGGGGCGATATTGTCTATGGTAACCCGGATGCTCCAATCACCGTGGTGGAATATGCCTCACTTGTATGTGGTTACTGTGCAAATTATGCAAATAACGTGTTTCCTGAGTTCTCTAAAGAATATATTGAAACAGGTCAGATCAAGTTCGTATTTCGTAACTATTTACTTGGCCGTCTTGACATGGTTGCTTCGGCGATTGCCCGTTGTGGTACTGAAGATGAAGCTAAAAAATTAACTAAACTGTTTTTTAACCGTCAAGGGGAATGGCTTCGCTCAGAAAGCCCGGAAAGCGCTTTGGCATCCCTGGCTCGCCGCGCTGTCAATATGAGCCGAGTGAAATTTGACAAGTGTCTTGCTAATTCGGATATGCAGAAAAATTTGGTGCAGATGACAAAAATCGGCAATGAGTCTTATGATGTTACAGGTACGCCTAGTTTTATCGTAAACGGTAAAAAGCTGGATTTCCGGACATTCGAAGAACTTGATGTTGCGATGGAAGAAGCTATTAAATCTGCTTCTTAA
- the mutY gene encoding A/G-specific adenine glycosylase, which produces MTSFSDNMLEWYDRNRRDLPWRAAPGITPTPYHVWMSEIMLQQTTVATVKAYFEKFLDRWPTVQDMAAVPQEEILKEWAGLGYYARARNLHKCATVVTEEFGGIFPKTEATLRALPGVGDYTAAAIASIAFGEPAAVVDGNIERIITRVFRIQEQIPKARKIIKEHVAEVTPAKRPGDFAQAMMDLGASHCSPKKPSCLLCPISSLCEAQKHGDMETYPRKAPKKVKPTRRAYSFWLEHDGHVLLQRRPDSGLLGGMPGFYSTTWEERSDFPKKEEWLQHRPSEDYWKPFEEIAKHTFTHFHLETRLLKAKAHEKYNVEDGFWHPIDQLADIGLPTVFKKIADLAAT; this is translated from the coding sequence ATGACTAGTTTTTCCGATAACATGCTCGAATGGTATGACCGTAACCGCCGCGACCTCCCTTGGAGAGCAGCACCAGGTATTACGCCAACCCCATATCATGTCTGGATGTCTGAAATTATGTTGCAGCAAACAACCGTTGCAACGGTAAAGGCATATTTTGAAAAATTTCTCGATCGGTGGCCTACCGTGCAAGATATGGCCGCGGTCCCACAAGAAGAAATTCTGAAAGAATGGGCCGGCCTTGGCTATTATGCACGAGCACGTAATCTCCATAAATGTGCAACTGTGGTTACAGAAGAGTTTGGTGGAATTTTCCCCAAAACAGAAGCTACCCTCAGAGCACTTCCGGGTGTGGGCGATTACACTGCCGCTGCAATAGCCTCTATCGCATTTGGTGAACCCGCGGCCGTAGTTGACGGTAACATAGAGCGTATCATCACTCGCGTGTTCCGTATTCAGGAACAAATCCCTAAAGCACGGAAGATAATCAAAGAACATGTAGCAGAAGTAACACCCGCAAAACGCCCAGGTGATTTTGCTCAGGCGATGATGGATTTGGGGGCTAGCCACTGTAGCCCAAAAAAACCAAGCTGCCTTCTTTGTCCTATCTCATCACTATGTGAGGCTCAAAAACACGGTGACATGGAAACGTATCCTCGCAAGGCACCAAAGAAGGTAAAACCAACGAGACGAGCCTATTCTTTCTGGCTGGAGCATGATGGCCACGTACTATTGCAGCGCCGGCCAGACAGTGGCCTTTTAGGCGGCATGCCTGGTTTTTATTCTACAACATGGGAAGAACGCTCAGACTTCCCAAAGAAGGAAGAATGGCTACAGCATAGGCCGTCCGAAGATTATTGGAAACCCTTTGAAGAGATTGCCAAACACACGTTTACGCACTTCCACTTGGAAACAAGGCTGCTAAAAGCCAAAGCCCATGAAAAATATAACGTGGAAGATGGATTTTGGCATCCGATAGACCAGTTGGCAGACATAGGCCTGCCAACCGTTTTTAAAAAAATAGCAGATTTAGCAGCTACTTAA
- a CDS encoding thioredoxin domain-containing protein → MVRNFIVGTAIAIAAVASAGVFAQDKSTPIPVAENRIAGDIVYGNADAPIEVIEYGSFTCPHCASFEAEVLPFLKEELISTGKVKFVFRNFVRDRLDMAVALATRCTSDLEQAKRLKTAFFTRQREWVTAQNPPIAITSIALTGGVPTSELNECQADKVMMQRIIDDMKAGHEKYEIKSIPTIVVNGAKVQYANYEELKDKLKLMATAQ, encoded by the coding sequence ATGGTTAGAAATTTTATTGTTGGTACAGCTATCGCGATTGCTGCAGTGGCATCAGCGGGAGTATTTGCACAGGATAAATCAACACCCATTCCGGTAGCTGAAAATCGTATCGCTGGTGATATTGTGTACGGAAATGCTGATGCCCCAATTGAAGTGATAGAATATGGATCTTTCACTTGCCCGCATTGTGCATCCTTTGAAGCAGAAGTATTGCCGTTTCTGAAGGAAGAGTTGATTTCCACAGGGAAAGTAAAGTTTGTTTTCCGCAACTTCGTTCGGGATAGACTGGATATGGCCGTTGCTCTCGCCACGCGCTGTACGAGTGATTTAGAGCAAGCTAAGCGCCTCAAAACAGCTTTTTTTACGCGTCAACGTGAATGGGTGACAGCTCAAAACCCTCCGATTGCTATTACATCAATCGCGTTAACAGGCGGTGTGCCAACAAGTGAATTAAATGAATGCCAGGCCGATAAAGTAATGATGCAGCGTATTATTGATGACATGAAGGCCGGGCATGAAAAGTATGAAATTAAATCTATTCCTACAATCGTAGTGAATGGGGCAAAAGTTCAATATGCTAACTATGAAGAGCTAAAAGATAAGCTCAAGCTTATGGCTACTGCTCAATAA
- a CDS encoding F0F1 ATP synthase subunit A: MAHSPIEQFDVKPIAHFEIAGIDVSFTNSSLWMVLVVAFMSFFLIWGTRKNATVPGRMQVMVELMYSFIAGMIKDNVGKEGKQYFPFIFTLFVFILGLNLAGMLPYSFTVTSHIAVNFAMAIFIFLGVTLIGFIKNGAGYLKLFAPSGVPGWLLPLIVAIEVISYCTRPISLSVRLFANMLAGHIMMKVFAGFIVSMAAAGAAGMLGAIAPFAINVLLTGLEILVACLQAYVFTILTCIYLNDAMHPSH; this comes from the coding sequence GTGGCCCATAGTCCTATTGAGCAATTTGACGTTAAACCCATCGCTCATTTCGAGATCGCAGGAATCGATGTTTCCTTTACAAACAGTTCTTTGTGGATGGTGCTGGTAGTAGCTTTCATGAGCTTCTTCCTGATCTGGGGCACACGCAAAAACGCTACCGTACCTGGCCGCATGCAGGTGATGGTAGAATTAATGTACAGCTTCATCGCAGGCATGATTAAGGATAACGTAGGTAAAGAAGGGAAACAGTATTTCCCATTCATCTTTACACTATTCGTGTTTATCCTTGGTTTGAACCTTGCTGGTATGTTGCCATACAGCTTCACAGTTACAAGCCACATCGCAGTAAACTTCGCGATGGCTATCTTCATTTTCCTTGGTGTAACCCTGATTGGTTTCATTAAAAACGGCGCTGGCTACCTTAAGCTTTTTGCACCATCTGGTGTTCCAGGCTGGCTATTGCCGCTTATCGTTGCGATTGAGGTAATCTCATACTGCACACGCCCAATTAGTCTTTCAGTACGTTTGTTCGCAAACATGCTGGCTGGTCACATCATGATGAAAGTATTCGCGGGCTTCATCGTATCAATGGCTGCAGCAGGCGCTGCGGGCATGCTTGGTGCGATTGCTCCTTTCGCGATTAATGTGTTGCTGACAGGCCTCGAAATTCTCGTAGCTTGCTTGCAGGCATACGTATTCACTATTTTGACTTGCATCTACCTGAATGATGCGATGCATCCTTCACACTAA
- the smc gene encoding chromosome segregation protein SMC, protein MRFSRLRLSGFKSFVDPTELHIERGLTGVVGPNGCGKSNLLEAIRWVMGENRAKSLRGSGMDDVIFAGTDRRPARNMAEVTLVIDNIDRNAPAEYNDEDTIEVTRRIERDSGSAYRINGKDVRQKDVQLLFADAATGAHSPALVSQGRIGAMINAKPQDRRQILEEAAGISGLHTRRKEAESRLRSAESNLVRVQDVVQAMEGQIGSLKRQAKQAVRYRSVSGEIRQAEASLLFIKWKTAAEEVIELERKQREIEREVAEITAKATKFAGEQTETEELLPPLRERDAEAAAKLQRLTIEKENLEAETERRKQTALSLRAQLEQIASDREREAEIAKDAKSALDRLLTEKERLVTAQQKEKSAEVEAREMLDAAAKAATVAETEFDKLSETAAQARAQRSSLESDKLAINRRKDQLGIEENRISQEITSVTAEDEIAKALKEAERAIKEAEESLSGSTKALQEAEAATVAARTVRNEADTAKSEWQGQAKALSGEISSLERLLNADDNQNNPVADQLSAQKGYEVAVGAALGDAVEAGVNEDASRYWQELPASEAPGWPKGVEGLSSYVTVPKVLQKRLAYTGLISSGVDINTVIADLKPGQIVVDQTGNFWRWDGFVQKAGAPTQAAIRLEQKNRLADLLSRLSEVSVNAEKAESAATAAFESHQKARETEQVKRNERQQAERAVADARRVHMAAEQEANKRASRVRVLEDTLERVKREFGEVVERIKDIEARIAELPENQKLEAELSEKRVQVEQVRTALSAARATHDSLRREAQTRQDRLNAIETESSAWQLRVSSADKQVQSLNERETSAKAQLEAAEASPEDLENRKLALLAKLEEAGEERKKTSDTLAVAEAKLAEKVRALKEVEGDLNQRREKLIRAEAAVENAADRRKAIATQIGERFECAPTHLLEKVEVASSENLPEAMVLESKLEQLKRERDRLGAVNLRADEELNDIVEQMDHLVKERSDLEEAISRLRHAIANLNREGRERLLAAFDVVNNHFGELFKTLFGGGEAHLELTESDDPLNAGLEIYASPPGKKLQALSLLSGGEQALTALSLIFAVFITNPAPICVLDEVDAPLDDANVERFCNLLDSMIKRTDTRFLIVTHNAVSMSRMNRLFGVTMAERGISTLVSVDLEDAEQLKEAV, encoded by the coding sequence ATGCGTTTTTCACGGTTACGACTATCTGGTTTTAAATCCTTTGTTGATCCAACAGAGCTGCATATCGAACGCGGCCTTACTGGTGTTGTTGGGCCTAACGGATGTGGCAAATCCAATTTACTTGAAGCTATCCGTTGGGTAATGGGTGAAAACCGGGCGAAATCACTTCGTGGTTCAGGTATGGACGATGTGATTTTTGCAGGTACTGACCGAAGGCCTGCACGTAACATGGCTGAGGTGACACTGGTCATTGATAACATCGACCGTAATGCCCCAGCAGAATATAACGATGAAGATACCATTGAGGTAACACGGCGTATTGAGCGTGACAGTGGTTCTGCCTACCGTATTAACGGCAAGGACGTTCGGCAAAAGGATGTACAGCTTCTTTTTGCTGACGCAGCAACCGGTGCGCACTCTCCGGCACTTGTAAGTCAAGGCCGTATCGGCGCAATGATTAACGCTAAACCGCAGGACCGCAGACAGATACTTGAAGAAGCTGCAGGTATCTCTGGCCTTCACACTCGTAGGAAAGAAGCTGAAAGCCGCCTTCGTAGTGCGGAAAGTAACCTCGTTCGTGTGCAAGACGTAGTGCAGGCGATGGAAGGCCAGATCGGTAGCTTAAAACGGCAGGCAAAACAGGCTGTTAGATATCGCTCTGTTTCTGGTGAAATTCGGCAAGCGGAAGCAAGCCTTCTGTTCATAAAGTGGAAGACGGCAGCCGAGGAAGTGATTGAGCTTGAGCGGAAGCAGCGCGAGATTGAGCGAGAGGTTGCCGAAATAACGGCAAAAGCAACTAAGTTCGCTGGAGAGCAAACCGAGACAGAAGAGTTATTACCACCACTTCGAGAAAGGGACGCCGAGGCCGCAGCGAAATTGCAGCGTCTAACCATTGAAAAAGAAAATCTGGAGGCGGAAACAGAGCGCCGTAAGCAGACTGCACTTTCGCTACGTGCTCAGCTAGAGCAGATAGCGTCTGATAGAGAGCGTGAAGCAGAAATTGCTAAAGATGCCAAGTCTGCCCTGGATCGGTTGCTTACCGAAAAAGAACGTCTTGTGACGGCTCAGCAAAAAGAAAAGTCTGCTGAAGTTGAAGCTCGTGAAATGCTGGATGCCGCAGCAAAGGCTGCAACAGTTGCTGAAACGGAGTTTGATAAACTAAGTGAGACAGCGGCACAGGCACGTGCTCAGCGTTCGAGCTTAGAGAGCGATAAGCTTGCTATCAATCGCAGGAAAGATCAGCTTGGGATTGAGGAAAACAGAATTTCTCAGGAAATTACATCAGTAACTGCGGAAGATGAGATTGCGAAGGCACTGAAAGAAGCCGAGCGAGCAATCAAGGAAGCTGAAGAAAGCCTATCAGGCTCAACAAAAGCTTTGCAAGAAGCTGAAGCGGCAACGGTGGCTGCACGAACTGTACGCAATGAGGCTGACACTGCTAAATCTGAATGGCAAGGGCAGGCAAAAGCTTTATCTGGTGAAATTTCCAGCCTTGAGCGTTTATTGAATGCTGACGATAATCAGAATAATCCTGTTGCAGATCAACTCAGTGCTCAAAAAGGGTATGAAGTTGCCGTAGGGGCAGCTCTCGGTGACGCTGTTGAAGCTGGAGTTAATGAGGATGCCAGCCGATATTGGCAAGAGCTTCCCGCAAGTGAGGCCCCGGGATGGCCTAAAGGTGTTGAAGGGTTGAGTAGTTACGTTACGGTTCCGAAAGTACTTCAGAAACGGCTTGCTTATACGGGGCTCATATCTAGCGGAGTTGATATCAATACGGTTATTGCTGATCTAAAGCCTGGGCAAATTGTTGTGGACCAAACTGGTAACTTCTGGAGATGGGATGGTTTTGTCCAAAAAGCAGGAGCCCCAACACAGGCTGCTATTCGGCTCGAACAAAAGAACAGACTGGCTGATTTGTTAAGTAGGCTATCGGAAGTTTCTGTAAACGCTGAAAAAGCTGAATCGGCAGCTACTGCTGCGTTTGAAAGTCACCAAAAAGCAAGAGAGACCGAGCAGGTCAAACGTAATGAACGTCAGCAAGCAGAACGAGCTGTTGCCGATGCTCGCCGTGTACATATGGCCGCGGAACAGGAAGCTAATAAGCGTGCAAGCCGAGTTCGTGTTCTTGAAGATACTCTTGAACGTGTGAAGCGTGAATTTGGTGAAGTAGTAGAGCGTATCAAAGATATTGAAGCGCGTATCGCAGAACTTCCAGAAAATCAGAAACTGGAAGCCGAGCTCTCGGAAAAGCGGGTTCAGGTAGAGCAGGTGCGTACAGCACTAAGCGCTGCCAGAGCAACGCACGACAGTTTGCGCCGCGAAGCTCAGACACGTCAGGACCGACTGAATGCTATTGAAACCGAATCGAGCGCATGGCAACTGCGTGTATCTAGTGCTGATAAACAGGTTCAATCTCTAAATGAAAGAGAAACGTCCGCTAAAGCTCAGTTAGAAGCGGCAGAAGCGAGCCCTGAAGATTTGGAAAATAGGAAGTTGGCACTTCTGGCTAAGCTTGAAGAGGCTGGAGAAGAGCGAAAGAAAACAAGCGATACATTGGCTGTTGCTGAAGCCAAGCTTGCTGAGAAAGTAAGAGCTCTTAAAGAGGTTGAAGGTGATCTGAACCAGCGCAGAGAAAAGCTTATTCGAGCCGAGGCCGCCGTTGAAAACGCTGCTGACCGCCGGAAGGCTATCGCTACTCAAATTGGTGAACGTTTTGAATGTGCTCCTACACATCTTCTTGAAAAAGTAGAAGTCGCATCTAGCGAAAACCTACCGGAAGCAATGGTTCTGGAGAGCAAATTAGAGCAGTTAAAACGTGAACGAGACCGTCTAGGGGCGGTCAATCTACGAGCGGATGAAGAGCTCAACGATATAGTTGAACAGATGGACCATCTGGTGAAAGAGCGTAGCGACCTTGAGGAAGCTATCTCCAGATTAAGGCATGCAATTGCCAACCTGAACCGGGAAGGACGCGAGCGCCTACTTGCTGCTTTTGATGTTGTGAATAACCATTTTGGTGAGCTGTTTAAGACACTATTCGGTGGTGGTGAAGCGCATTTGGAACTTACCGAATCCGATGATCCGCTTAATGCGGGGCTTGAGATTTACGCAAGTCCACCGGGTAAGAAGTTGCAGGCTCTTTCTTTGCTGTCAGGTGGTGAGCAAGCACTTACAGCCCTCTCGCTAATCTTTGCAGTATTCATTACCAATCCGGCACCAATTTGTGTGCTTGATGAGGTGGATGCACCTCTTGATGATGCGAATGTCGAGCGCTTCTGTAATCTACTAGATAGTATGATCAAACGTACGGATACTCGCTTCTTGATCGTAACTCACAACGCAGTGTCTATGTCACGCATGAACAGGCTCTTTGGTGTAACGATGGCGGAAAGAGGAATCTCTACTCTCGTTTCCGTAGACCTTGAAGATGCAGAACAGCTTAAGGAAGCTGTTTAG
- a CDS encoding DUF721 domain-containing protein, whose translation MAMPPHKKTAKSVEAKKKPFRRFKASKASSLASALVTPAIRRKGFAQAEVITKWSQIVGHELAVATVPVKLMFPRGEKMGAKLVIRCESAFAPLVVHKSERIIQMVNSFFGYGAVAKVEVKQGPLPKVKRTIPLDKKPLTAKQKEKLDNLVGNKELSPLQEAIKSLGETVLSNKK comes from the coding sequence ATGGCAATGCCGCCACATAAAAAAACTGCGAAATCAGTAGAAGCTAAGAAAAAGCCATTCAGGCGCTTTAAGGCCTCAAAGGCTTCAAGCTTGGCTTCGGCGTTGGTTACGCCTGCTATTCGCCGTAAGGGTTTCGCTCAGGCGGAGGTGATAACCAAGTGGTCGCAGATTGTTGGCCATGAGCTTGCAGTGGCTACTGTACCGGTAAAGCTTATGTTCCCGCGTGGTGAAAAAATGGGGGCAAAGCTTGTCATTCGGTGCGAATCTGCCTTTGCGCCACTGGTGGTTCATAAAAGTGAACGTATTATCCAGATGGTTAATAGCTTCTTTGGATATGGTGCGGTGGCTAAGGTGGAGGTGAAACAAGGTCCTTTGCCTAAGGTAAAGCGTACAATTCCGCTTGATAAAAAGCCGCTCACTGCTAAACAGAAAGAAAAGCTGGATAACCTTGTTGGTAATAAAGAGCTATCACCGCTTCAGGAAGCTATCAAAAGCCTTGGCGAAACAGTTCTTTCAAACAAGAAGTAA